The following coding sequences lie in one Arachis hypogaea cultivar Tifrunner chromosome 4, arahy.Tifrunner.gnm2.J5K5, whole genome shotgun sequence genomic window:
- the LOC112794976 gene encoding zinc finger BED domain-containing protein RICESLEEPER 2, translating into MRVQWCVFTKLPFNLGIKGQLHTQPWPSSSLLREITIWSPSFLPLLLFFSSTVPHFHLRFHHAREKETLKENPTSLLLFSHRRRRVAVAGSPSLPRWVAVAEEQSIHREAVLLPSSSPVAKKDSSGRRSPTRAPSTPVTKPSPAESNSTMSSSEPTSNEVPSERTPEVGGEIVESAVRSSTDSGVLTKPPPHPRSKKRKVHSTNVGANPGATPTNPSPSTVETDEEDSKDEANEGNRKPSRPRSWTWEHFTRDPKSNPSHPRAKCNWCGASYACDSHRNGTTNMRYHLLNQCKKFPRESGDPSQTILTFQQKKEGEGVFTAVTFDAEMCRKALARMIIVDELPFKFVEGEGFRFYMSIVQPRFPLPGRITVAKDCWNLYISEKNRLKTVFKQPNQSVCLTTDCWTSVQNLNYMCLTAHYIDHDWKLQKRIINFCLIKNHKGETIGRKIERCLLGWGISRVFTITVDNASSNDTAISYLRTRMEDWNLHPMKGEHLHVRCCAHILNLVVNDGLKEMHESISKIRNAIRYVRASPSRMNRFKNFIKEARIQDKCTVQLNVPTRWNSIYTMLESGLKFQKAFKRLGERDTEYALMQGGIPRNIDWDNAKHFMEFLKIFHDVTKSVSGSLLVTSSQYFHEFCKILRVFKASCGSRDPLLGSMAERMKLKYDKYWGNIKNINMMIFVAVILDPRYKLKFVNFSFEKLYDKDDADFLGAKVKETFSKMFECYMNANNGEDLLFQQQWMVHQMWEYLMATWLVIFLRRCIFMKSSTRMRWICI; encoded by the exons aTGAGGGTTCAATGGTGTGTTTTTACTAAGTTGCCCTTTAACCTAGGTATAAAAGGGCAACTTCACACACAACCCTGGCCTTCTTCCTCTCTTTTACGCGAAATTACAATTTGGAGCCCTAGCTTTCTTCCTCTGTTGCTGTTCTTCTCTTCCACGGTTCCACACTTCCACCTTCGATTCCACCATGCTCGAGAGAAGGAGACCCTGAAGGAGAACCCtacctctcttcttctcttcagtCATCGCCGTCGCAGGGTCGCCGTCGCTGGGTCGCCGTCACTGCCTCGCTGGGTCGCCGTCGCCGAGGAGCAATCCATTCACCGAGAAGCAGTCCTGTTACCGAGCAGCAGTCCAGTCGCCAAAAAAGACTCCAGTGGCCGTCGCAGTCCAACTCGAGCGCCGAGCACTCCTGTCACCAAGCCATCTCCTGCAGAAAGCAACTCCACAATGTCTTCTTCGGAG ccAACAAGCAATGAGGTGCCCAGTGAGCGGACGCCTGAAGTTGGGGGTGAAATTGTTGAGTCCGCGGTACGTTCTTCAACGGACAGCGGCGTGCTTACCAAACCCCCGCCCCATCCTAGATCAAAGAAGAGGAAGGTTCATTCAACTAATGTGGGTGCAAATCCGGGAGCAACTCCAACAAATCCATCTCCAAGCACTGTGGAAACTGATGAAGAGGATAGCAAGGATGAAGCTAATGAAGGTAACAGAAAACCTTCTAGACCTAGATCTTGGACTTGGGAACACTTTACAAGGGATCCTAAGTCCAACCCATCACATCCTAGGGCTAAATGTAATTGGTGTGGTGCATCATATGCATGTGACTCTCATAGAAATGGTACAACTAATATGCGTTATCATTTGTTAAACCAATGTAAAAAATTTCCTAGGGAGTCGGGTGACCCTAGTCAAACAATCCTTACCTTCCAACAAAAAAAAGAGGGTGAAGGGGTATTTACTGCAGTTACTTTTGATGCTGAAATGTGTAGAAAAGCCCTTGCTAGGATGATAATTGTTGATGAGCTACCATTCAAGTTTGTTGAGGGGGAGGGATTTAGATTCTATATGAGTATTGTGCAACCTAGATTTCCACTTCCGGGAAGGATTACTGTTGCTAAGGACTGTTGGAATCTCTATATTAGTGAGAAGAATAGGTTGAAAACTGTGTTCAAGCAACCGAATCAATCTGTTTGTTTAACTACTGATTGTTGGACTTCTGTGCAAAATCTGAATTATATGTGTCTCACTGCTCATTACATTGATCATGATTGGAAATTGCAAAAGAggattattaatttttgtcttATTAAAAACCACAAGGGAGAAACAATTGGTAGAAAGATTGAGAGATGTCTTTTGGGGTGGGGGATATCTAGAGTGTTCACAATTACTGTTGATAACGCTAGTTCTAATGATACTGCAATATCTTACCTAAGAACTAGAATGGAGGATTGGAATTTACATCCTATGAAAGGAGAGCATTTGCATGTTAGGTGTTGTGCACATATTCTTAATCTTGTTGTTAATGATGGATTGAAAGAGATGCATGAATCTATTAGCAAGATAAGAAATGCTATTAGATATGTGCGTGCTTCCCCTAGTCGTATGAATAGGTTCAAAAACTTCATTAAAGAAGCTAGGATACAAGACAAGTGTACTGTCCAACTCAATGTTCCCACTAGATGGAACTCTATATACACCATGCTTGAAAGTGGTTTGAAGTTTCAAAAGGCGTTCAAGAGGCTAGGGGAGAGAGATACAGAATATGCTCTAATGCAAGGTGGTATTCCGAGGAATATTGATTGGGACAATGCAAAACACTTTAtggaattcttgaaaatttttcatgaTGTTACAAAGAGTGTGTCTGGTAGTTTGCTTGTgacttcttctcaatattttcatgagttttgtAAGATTTTGCGTGTGTTCAAAGCTTCTTGTGGTAGTCGAGATCCATTGCTTGGGAGTATGGCTGAGAGGATGAAGCTTAAGTATGACAAGTACTGGGGTAACATTAAAAATATCAACATGATGATTTTTGTTGCTGTGATTCTTGATCCTAGATACAAGTTGAAGTTTGTCAACTTTAGCTTTGAAAAGCTATATGATAAGGATGATGCTGATTTTTTGGGTGCAAAAGTGAAAGAAACCTTCTCCAAGATGTTTGAATGCTATATGAATGCAAATAATGGGGAAGATCTTTTATTTCAACAACAATGGATGGTGCATCAGATGTGGGAGTACCTGATGGCGACATGGCTGGTGATTTTTTTAAGGAGGTGCATTTTCATGAAATCATCAACAAGAATGAGGTGGATTTGTATTTGA